From Pagrus major chromosome 18, Pma_NU_1.0, a single genomic window includes:
- the il21 gene encoding interleukin-21, with translation MKLVVFCLFAVYCCSLANTATREVDRTLARKKLQEVLKQLNAVKLSLQQSEKMLNTPPKNIEDCCCLSALKCYRFNLEVHFNVREGKQRQLFRSLNNPFTERGLNFCNSPNVNSTCQDCDSHPRQNATEFYNRLESLIQMAISRLTMI, from the exons ATGAAGCTGGTTGTGTTTTGCCTGTTTGCAGTCTACTGTTGTTCTTTGGCCAACACAGCGACAAGGGAGGTTGACAGAACATTGGCGAGGAAGAAATTACAAGAAGTCCTCAAACAGCTGAATGCTGTGAAACTGAGCCTGCAG CAAAGTGAGAAGATGCTGAACACTCCACCAAAGAATATCGAG gactgctgctgtctgtcagcacTGAAATGCTATCGGTTCAATCTGGAGGTCCATTTCAATGTTAGAGAAGGAAAACAGAGACAACTCTTCAGGAGCCTTAACAATCCCTTCACT GAGAGAGGTCTGAACTTTTGCAATTCACCAAATGTCAAC TCCACCTGCCAAGACTGTGACTCGCATCCAAGGCAAAATGCCACAGAGTTTTATAACAGACTCGAATCTCTTATTCAAATG GCCATATCCAGACTGACCATGATCTAA